Below is a genomic region from Phycobacter azelaicus.
TGGTGGCCATGGCAGATCCGTCCCGCGCGCCAGTGCTCCAAGAGGCTCTTCATCACCATTTTGGCGTTGTGATCCCAATCTCAGCACGTGCTGATCAGATACTGAAACACCTCAACGCAAACCTGCGCAACCAGATGGCGAGACGCGCCAGTCTCCGCGTTCCACAGGCGCATAGTAGCCGGTTCCTCGCCAATCCAGACCTACACACAGGCTATGCCATATGGACGAGCTTTGTGGTTTGCTTGATTGTGATGTTTCCAATGGCCGCGTTCATAGCCGCCTGTGGCCTCACTTTGCTTTTGCTGGCGCTATTCACCGCGTTTCGAATGGCTGGCATTGCAGGTTTTTTGAGCTTGCGCAGCGAACCGAAAACTTGTCCTGAAACCTATTTTGAAACCAATCCGCTGCCAAGGATTTCCGTTCTTGTCCCTCTCTTCAAAGAGGCCAGAATCAGCAAGGACTTGCTGAAACGCCTCAACAGGCAACGCTACCCGCATCCCTTGCTTGAGGTCTTCCTCGTGCTCGAAGATGGGGATCACATAACCTGGAATGCAGTGCGCGAGACTGTGTTGCCGGACTGGATCAAAGTCATCAAAGTGCCTGAATACGGAGAGCTGAAGACCAAACCGCGTGCTTTGAACTATGCCTTGAACTATTGCCGCGGAGACATCATCGGCGTTTGGGACGCCGAAGACGCTCCCATGGCTGATCAGCTTTTTGAGGTGGCGAGGGCCTTTGCCAACGCACCACCAAAAGTCGCGTGTTTTCAGGGTGTTCTTGACTATTACAATCCTCGCGCCACTTGGATCGCCCGCTGCTTCACGCTTGAATACGCAAGCTGGTTCCGCATCATCTTGCCCGGCATCGCCAAACTGGGCATCATCGTGCCTCTTGGAGGCACAACCATGTTCGTGCGGCGCAAGGTCCTGGAGGAAATCGGCGGCTGGGACGCCCATAATGTGACCGAGGATGCCGACCTAGGCGTCCGCCTGTGCCGAGCCGGCTATCGTACCGAGATGCTGGCTTCTACGACCTATGAAGAGGCCAATGCCCGTGTCTGGCCCTGGATCAAGCAGCGCTCGCGCTGGCTCAAAGGTTTCATGATGACCTATGCAACCCACATGCGCGCGCCACGGCAACTGCTGCGCGATCTGGGCTGGAAGCAGTTCCTGGGACTGCAGGTGTTCTTTCTCTGCTCCGTAGGTCAGTTCCTATTCGCCCCGATCTTGTGGAGTTTCTGGCTGGTGACATTTGGCCTTCCACACCCAAGCGCAGGCCATGTCCCGGGCCTGTGGCTGTCGCTGGCCGCTGCCGCTCTTGTCTTCTTTGAACTCCTTAACCAAGTGACCGCCATTCTTGCAGCATTTGCCAGCAAGCGTCGGAGCCTTGCGCTCTGGGCCCCCTGCCTTCTGTTCTACTACGTCATGGGTGCGGCTGCGGCCTACAAGGCGTTGTATGAGTTCGTCTTCCGTCCCTTCTTCTGGGACAAGACGCATCATGGTCTGCATGCACCTGAACCGCCTCCCCGGGATCAGGCCCAGTGACCAGCGGAAAAAGATGACTGGCAAGCAAAGGCATTACCCCTTGCTACGATC
It encodes:
- a CDS encoding glycosyltransferase → MSPNARVHGASKRDRGDESILGRGYLDGLRNKDLDGQQGFGPSGDASSLHRLTLRQHGKPVAGQDLQVRPFGQPSAMATAFDCKHQAPDRFRHVDLDRAPPDKRLLDRMPPAFWLRHAAVPWLRLGDAIVVAMADPSRAPVLQEALHHHFGVVIPISARADQILKHLNANLRNQMARRASLRVPQAHSSRFLANPDLHTGYAIWTSFVVCLIVMFPMAAFIAACGLTLLLLALFTAFRMAGIAGFLSLRSEPKTCPETYFETNPLPRISVLVPLFKEARISKDLLKRLNRQRYPHPLLEVFLVLEDGDHITWNAVRETVLPDWIKVIKVPEYGELKTKPRALNYALNYCRGDIIGVWDAEDAPMADQLFEVARAFANAPPKVACFQGVLDYYNPRATWIARCFTLEYASWFRIILPGIAKLGIIVPLGGTTMFVRRKVLEEIGGWDAHNVTEDADLGVRLCRAGYRTEMLASTTYEEANARVWPWIKQRSRWLKGFMMTYATHMRAPRQLLRDLGWKQFLGLQVFFLCSVGQFLFAPILWSFWLVTFGLPHPSAGHVPGLWLSLAAAALVFFELLNQVTAILAAFASKRRSLALWAPCLLFYYVMGAAAAYKALYEFVFRPFFWDKTHHGLHAPEPPPRDQAQ